One window of the Colletotrichum lupini chromosome 9, complete sequence genome contains the following:
- a CDS encoding OPT oligopeptide transporter, whose amino-acid sequence MSDIREERAPVHQGGVVSNEKVSTEKAAPIVDAHPDGADYNEHVEHDFNVTEDDLLEAKELASQMSLDEVREMMFNVHKIHEKDPNFPLAIIEKIEAFLSNDDVFENPEKHETLIQEMKLEAALITGNSPYAEVRAVVDNHDDPTMPSSTLRAWVIGLVFSALLAFVNQLFSVRYPSITILANVAQLLAYPLGKLWEKSLPDVGFTVAGHRYSLNPGPFNRKEHMLITIMANVAYNIPYTNYIIWTQVLSQYFNQSYAANFGYQLLISLSTNFIGYGLAGLCRRFLVYPSYCVWPASLVTIALNSAFHTDKNSVVDGPFNSIWRWSRQKFFYITFAAMFVWFWFPNYLFTALSTFSWMTWIAPKNRNLATITGFNSGLGLNPFPTFDWNILLYDNTDPLMVPFFSTFNKFLGTFISMFVVLAVWYTNTYNTGYLPINSNKVYDHFGALYNVSRAVNEHGLFDKEAYEAYSPPFLGAANVMIYMFFFAIYTATITYAALYHRHEIALGFKALIGSFRKNSDIEKDQVLDVHSRLMKAYPEVPEWHYLTVLVIAIALGCGGIAGWPTYTTVGVVFYGIILCMIFVVPVGIIKAMTGIEVTLNVLAEFIGGSWVEGNALAMNYFKSFGYVTCAHAVWFSNDLKLAHYVKIPPRHTFWAQIIATFVSTLVCLGVLKFQMFSIPGICTEDAKFKMTCPGINTFFTASVLWGTVGPKKIWGAGGQYTATLLGFPLGVAIVLFFWSLNKFFPKWKWVRQIHPVAIMYGGLVWAPYNMSFVWPSVPIAYFSWVYLKGRFLGLWSKYNFVLSAAFSCGIAVSSIIMFFGLQWQEIEIDWWGNSVVSQGCEGKACRLLTLAKGEYFGPRIGDFH is encoded by the exons ATGTCCGACATTCGTGAAGAACGCGCCCCCGTCCACCAGGGCGGTGTGGTCTCGAACGAGAAGGTCTCGACCGAAAAGGCTGCTCCT ATCGTCGATGCCCACCCCGATGGGGCCGACTATAACGAACACGTTGAGCACGACTTCAACGTTACCGAAGACGATTTGCTCGAGGCCAAGGAGCTCGCCTCGCAGATGTCCCTCGACGAGGTCCGCGAGATGATGTTCAACGTCCACAAGATCCACGAGAAGGACCCCAACTTCCCTCTCGCCATTATCGAGAAGATCGAGGCTTTCCTCAGCAACGACGATGTCTTTGAGAACCCTGAGAAGCATGAGACTCTCATTCAGGAGATGAAGCTCGAGGCCGCCCTCATCACCGGTAACTCGCCATACGCCGAGGTCCGCGCCGTCGTCGACAACCACGACGACCCCACCATGCCCAGTTCGACACTCCGCGCCTGGGTTATCGGTCTCGTCTTCTCTGCTCTGCTCGCCTTCGTAAATCAGCTCTTCTCCGTCCGCTACCCATCCATCACCATTCTGGCCAACGTTGCTCAGTTGCTCGCCTACCCCCTGGGTAAGCTGTGGGAGAAGTCCCTGCCTGATGTTGGTTTCACCGTCGCCGGCCACCGTTACTCGCTGAACCCCGGCCCATTCAACCGCAAGGAGCACATGCTCATCACCATCATGGCCAACGTCGCCTACAACATCCCCTACACCAACTACATCATTTGGACCCAAGTGCTTTCACAGTACTTTAACCAATCCTATGCTGCCAACTTTGGGTACCAGCTTCTCATCTCCTTGTCGACCAACTTCATCGGATACGGTCTTGCGGGTCTCTGCAGAAGATTCCTCGTCTACCCTTCGTACTGCGTGTGGCCGGCATCCTTGGTGACCATTGCGCTGAACTCTGCGTTCCACACCGACAAGAACTCCGTCGTCGATGGCCCCTTCAACAGCATCTGGCGCTGGAGCAGACAAAAGTTCTTCTACATCACCTTTGCCGCCATGTTCGTCTGGTTCTGGTTCCCCAACTACCTGTTCACGGCTCTGTCCACCTTCAGCTGGATGACCTGGATCGCCCCCAAGAACCGCAACCTCGCGACAATCACTGGCTTCAACAGTGGTCTTGGTCTCAACCCCTTCCCTACTTTTGACTGGAACATCCTGTTGTACGACAACACCGACCCTCTCATGGTCCCCTTCTTCTCCACCTTCAACAAGTTCCTCGGCACCTTCATCTCCATGTTCGTCGTCTTGGCTGTTTGGTACACAAACACCTACAACACTGGATACCTGCCCATCAACTCCAACAAGGTCTACGACCACTTTGGCGCTCTGTACAACGTCTCCCGCGCCGTCAACGAGCACGGTCTGTTCGACAAGGAGGCGTACGAGGCCTACTCTCCCCCCTTCTTGGGTGCTGCCAATGTCATGATCTACATGTTCTTCTTCGCCATCTACACCGCCACCATCACCTACGCCGCTCTCTACCACCGTCACGAGATTGCCCTTGGCTTCAAGGCTCTCATCGGTAGCTTCAGGAAGAACAGCGACATTGAGAAGGACCAGGTCCTCGATGTCCACAGCCGTCTGATGAAGGCATACCCCGAGGTCCCTGAATGGCACTACCTCACTGTCCTCGTCATTGCCATTGCGTTGGGCTGTGGCGGTATCGCTGGTTGGCCCACGTACACCACCGTCGGTGTCGTCTTCTATGGTATCATCCTCTGCATGATTTTCGTCGTGCCGGTCGGTATCATCAAGGCCATGACGGGTATCGAGGTCACCCTGAACGTGCTTGCCGAGTTCATCGGTGGTTCCTGGGTTGAGGGTAACGCCCTGGCCATGAACTACTTCAAGTCCTTCGGCTACGTTACCTGCGCTCACGCCGTCTGGTTCTCCAACGACTTGAAGCTCGCACACTACGTCAAGATTCCCCCTCGCCACACCTTCTGGGCTCAGATCATTGCGACTTTCGTGTCCACTCTCGTCTGTCTCGGCGTTCTGAAGTTCCAGATGTTCAGCATCCCGGGTATCTGCACCGAGGACGCCAAGTTCAAGATGACCTGCCCCGGTATCAACACCTTCTTCACCGCCTCTGTCCTTTGGGGCACCGTTGGTCCCAAGAAGATTTGGGGTGCTGGCGGCCAGTACACTGCCACCCTCCTCGGCTTTCCCCTCGGTGTCGCCATCGTGCTCTTCTTCTGGAGCTTGAACAAGTTCTTCCCCAAGTGGAAGTGGGTTCGCCAGATTCATCCCGTCGCCATCATGTACGGAGGTCTCGTCTGGGCCCCCTACAACATGTCCTTCGTCTGGCCCTCCGTCCCCATTGCCTACTTCTCCTGGGTCTACCTCAAGGGCCGCTTCTTGGGTCTGTGGTCCAAG TACAACTTCGTTCTCTCCGCCGCCTTCTCTTGCGGTATCGCCGTTTCCTCCATCATCATGTTCTTCGGCCTTCAATGGCAGGAGATCGAGATCGACTGGTGGGGCAACTCAGTC GTCAGCCAGGGTTGCGAAGGCAAGGCTTGCCGTCTGCTTACTCTTGCAAAGGGCGAGTACTTCGGTCCCCGCATTGGAGACTTCCACTAG